A part of Solicola gregarius genomic DNA contains:
- a CDS encoding DUF5926 family protein, protein MAKRTRRRVDQPATTTTDPDAPSPRQPCPCGSGRRYKNCHGSANASAPFVARTFEGLPGECDWIALREIVPAATAAITLRSDGDRSVQVCSLLPMAAPALVRPDGTVWLGLQVQHNFGDVSRDLAAVLEHALETEPGSTVQAVEDPGPGRRMQDLVDPDAGFDVQVHDGFDFWIADVDDPSGEVAASLQAANDAAAPTARLTSVDAAYWTQMGDRRYLRWVLPHTENTLLDALARLHAAGDDRLGDGTRLIGSFRAHGVLVPVWELEGDVGPEALEDPADAFSGRLAEALDDSSTLSSAERSARAGLANRQLTIR, encoded by the coding sequence ATGGCGAAGCGAACGCGGCGACGGGTCGACCAGCCCGCGACGACCACCACCGATCCCGATGCGCCGTCACCCCGCCAGCCGTGCCCGTGCGGGTCGGGGCGCCGCTACAAGAACTGCCACGGGAGCGCCAACGCGAGCGCACCCTTCGTGGCCCGTACTTTCGAAGGGCTCCCGGGCGAGTGCGACTGGATCGCGCTGCGTGAGATCGTCCCCGCCGCGACGGCGGCGATCACGCTGCGTTCCGACGGCGACCGTTCGGTGCAGGTGTGTTCGCTGCTTCCGATGGCCGCGCCCGCGCTCGTACGCCCCGACGGCACGGTGTGGCTCGGCCTGCAGGTTCAGCACAACTTCGGCGACGTGAGCCGCGATCTCGCGGCCGTGCTGGAACACGCACTCGAGACCGAGCCGGGCAGCACCGTCCAAGCCGTCGAGGATCCCGGGCCGGGCCGCCGGATGCAGGACCTCGTCGACCCCGACGCGGGGTTCGACGTCCAGGTGCACGACGGTTTCGACTTCTGGATCGCCGACGTCGACGACCCGTCCGGCGAGGTGGCGGCGTCCCTGCAGGCCGCAAACGACGCGGCGGCGCCGACCGCGCGGCTGACCAGCGTCGACGCGGCGTACTGGACCCAGATGGGCGATCGCCGCTACCTGCGCTGGGTGCTGCCGCATACCGAGAACACCCTTCTCGATGCGCTCGCCCGGCTCCATGCCGCCGGCGACGACCGGCTGGGTGACGGCACCCGGTTGATCGGGTCGTTCCGCGCCCACGGCGTTCTCGTACCCGTCTGGGAGCTCGAGGGCGACGTCGGCCCCGAGGCGCTCGAGGATCCGGCCGACGCGTTCTCCGGGCGGCTCGCCGAGGCTCTCGACGACTCGTCGACGCTGAGTAGCGCGGAGCGTTCGGCGCGGGCGGGGCTCGCGAACCGGCAGCTCACCATTCGTTGA
- a CDS encoding alpha/beta fold hydrolase: MYASEHGSGLPLMLLHGFFADHRLLSVIDGDVFDGRPGWRRIYADLPGMGQSPAGPHIDSTDAVAREVAEFVDDTLGDRPYAVLGQSYGGGIARYLAAHHRDRVRGLALLCPMIGPHPDVRQVPPRTVLRRDPALIAGLSPEDAADYTEVAVLESAETWELFRDSILPGARAADEVALGRIRQRYGLSTYPESTVPPYAGPTEIICGRQDHVAGYRDAVDALEHYPRANVSIIDGAGHNAHIEQRQTVAALIGGWLDRVRETWDVHAP; this comes from the coding sequence ATGTACGCGAGCGAACACGGCTCCGGCCTGCCCCTGATGCTCTTGCACGGCTTCTTCGCCGATCACCGACTACTCTCCGTGATCGATGGGGACGTGTTCGACGGACGCCCCGGTTGGCGACGGATCTACGCCGACCTGCCGGGCATGGGGCAGTCGCCGGCGGGCCCGCACATCGACTCGACCGACGCGGTGGCGCGGGAGGTGGCGGAGTTCGTCGACGACACGCTGGGAGATCGGCCGTACGCGGTGCTCGGCCAGTCGTACGGCGGCGGGATCGCCCGCTACCTGGCAGCGCATCATCGCGATCGCGTACGCGGGCTCGCGCTGCTGTGCCCGATGATTGGTCCCCATCCGGACGTCCGGCAGGTGCCGCCACGGACCGTACTGCGGCGCGATCCCGCGCTCATTGCCGGTCTTTCGCCCGAGGACGCGGCGGACTACACCGAGGTGGCCGTCCTCGAGTCCGCCGAGACGTGGGAGCTGTTCCGCGACTCGATCCTGCCGGGCGCGCGGGCGGCCGACGAGGTTGCGCTCGGGCGGATCCGACAGCGGTACGGCCTCTCGACGTACCCGGAGTCGACCGTGCCGCCGTACGCCGGTCCCACCGAGATCATCTGCGGGCGACAGGATCACGTCGCGGGCTACCGCGACGCCGTCGACGCGCTCGAGCATTACCCCCGGGCGAACGTCAGCATCATCGACGGGGCGGGCCACAACGCGCACATCGAGCAGCGCCAGACCGTCGCCGCACTGATCGGTGGCTGGCTCGACCGGGTACGCGAGACCTGGGACGTGCACGCCCCGTGA
- a CDS encoding arginine deiminase: MTATREPSLGADTEVGSLEVVMLHRPGPELKRLTPRNNDSLLFDGIPWVDRAQDEHDVFADALRRRGAEVLYLTDLLVETLRDPEARQIAIEQLTASLRLGETLRAYLVEALHDRSPDDLAAVMTAGLRNDEVRLEHSIVTGLLAPEDFLIDPLPNLLFTRDSSVWLRDRVAITSLAMPARWRETQLTGLIYDKHPRFTGTPRIHGGSLEHVEGGDVLQLAPGVIAIGVGERTTPAGVERFARQLFEHGLAETVLAVPIMQERATMHLDTVVTMVDVDKVVMYPNIDNLVAYAITSDGDELNVGQAKPFLDAAAVAMRIDRFERIDTGLDPVTAEREQWDDGNNTLAIAPRVAVAYERNTETNARLEAAGIEVIAISGSELGSGRGGPRCMSCPIVRRPLPQAR; the protein is encoded by the coding sequence ATGACCGCTACCCGCGAACCATCGCTCGGAGCCGACACCGAGGTCGGTTCCCTCGAGGTCGTGATGCTGCATCGGCCGGGACCCGAGCTGAAGCGCCTCACGCCACGCAACAACGACTCCCTGCTGTTCGACGGCATCCCGTGGGTCGACCGGGCACAGGACGAGCACGACGTCTTCGCCGATGCCCTCCGCCGCCGCGGAGCCGAGGTGCTGTACCTCACCGACCTGCTGGTGGAGACCCTTCGTGATCCGGAGGCCCGGCAGATCGCGATCGAGCAGCTCACGGCCAGCTTGCGCCTCGGAGAGACGCTTCGCGCGTACCTCGTCGAAGCGCTCCACGACCGCTCACCCGACGACCTCGCCGCCGTGATGACGGCCGGGCTGCGCAACGACGAGGTTCGGCTCGAGCACAGCATCGTGACCGGGCTCCTCGCGCCCGAGGACTTCCTGATCGACCCGCTCCCCAACCTGCTCTTCACCCGCGACTCGTCGGTATGGCTGCGCGATCGGGTCGCGATCACCAGCCTCGCGATGCCTGCACGGTGGCGCGAGACCCAGCTCACCGGGCTCATCTACGACAAGCATCCGCGCTTCACCGGTACCCCGAGGATCCACGGCGGCTCGCTCGAGCACGTCGAGGGCGGCGACGTGCTGCAGCTCGCGCCCGGCGTCATCGCGATCGGTGTCGGGGAGCGTACGACGCCGGCGGGCGTCGAGCGCTTCGCGCGGCAGCTGTTCGAGCACGGCCTCGCCGAGACGGTGCTCGCGGTGCCGATCATGCAGGAGCGCGCCACGATGCACCTCGACACGGTCGTGACCATGGTCGACGTAGACAAGGTCGTGATGTACCCGAACATCGACAACCTCGTCGCGTACGCCATCACGAGCGACGGCGACGAGCTGAACGTCGGGCAGGCGAAGCCGTTCCTCGATGCCGCCGCCGTGGCGATGCGCATCGACCGGTTCGAGCGGATCGACACCGGGCTCGATCCGGTCACGGCCGAGCGCGAGCAGTGGGACGACGGCAACAACACGCTCGCCATCGCCCCACGCGTCGCCGTCGCGTACGAGCGCAACACCGAGACGAACGCGCGGCTCGAGGCGGCCGGCATCGAGGTGATCGCGATCAGCGGCTCCGAGCTCGGCTCGGGTCGCGGTGGCCCGCGCTGCATGTCGTGCCCGATCGTGCGCAGGCCGCTGCCGCAGGCCCGCTGA
- a CDS encoding glycosyltransferase family 4 protein, protein MPRRTEALISIATTTGGTGRHVRVLAAGLVDRGWRVTVCGPRPTEDQFGFTGSGAAFEPLDIGSRPSLSNASSIRTLRRLASTHDIVHAHSLRAGAIAGVATPRSVPLVVTWHNAVLASGRARRAYSVLERYVARRASSTLCVSGDLVERVRELGGRDVHLAPVSAPTLPEPSTTPDAVRAELGALDRPLVVSVGRLHAQKGYPYLVAAAHLLAERDPAPLFAIAGDGPDRATIEQQIAATGGPVRLLGDRADIPDLLRAADVMALASEWEGSPLVVSECLRAGVPFVGTAVGGVPDMVGDAGLLVPPRDPDALADAITAVLDSPEQAETLREAAHEAAARLPTDESVVADVVGTYARLLGEPV, encoded by the coding sequence ATGCCGAGACGAACTGAAGCGCTCATTTCCATCGCGACGACGACCGGCGGCACCGGGCGACACGTGCGGGTTCTCGCCGCGGGTCTCGTGGACCGAGGCTGGCGCGTCACCGTGTGCGGCCCGCGTCCGACTGAGGACCAGTTCGGCTTCACCGGTTCTGGCGCCGCCTTCGAGCCGTTAGACATCGGCAGTCGACCGTCGCTGTCGAACGCCTCCTCGATCCGCACGTTGCGGCGTCTCGCGAGCACCCACGACATCGTGCATGCGCACAGCCTGCGCGCCGGAGCCATCGCCGGTGTCGCGACGCCTCGCTCGGTTCCGCTCGTCGTGACCTGGCACAACGCCGTACTCGCGTCGGGGCGGGCGCGGCGCGCGTACTCCGTACTCGAGCGGTACGTCGCTCGGCGCGCCTCGTCGACCCTGTGCGTTTCGGGTGACCTCGTCGAGCGCGTACGCGAGCTGGGCGGGCGCGACGTGCACCTCGCGCCGGTCAGTGCGCCGACTCTTCCAGAGCCTTCGACCACACCCGACGCCGTACGTGCAGAGCTCGGGGCCCTCGATCGGCCACTCGTCGTGTCGGTCGGCAGGCTCCATGCCCAGAAGGGATATCCCTACCTCGTCGCGGCGGCGCACCTCCTTGCCGAGCGCGATCCGGCACCGCTGTTCGCGATCGCCGGCGACGGCCCGGACCGTGCCACGATCGAGCAGCAGATCGCCGCGACCGGAGGGCCCGTACGGCTGCTCGGCGACCGCGCGGACATACCGGACCTGTTGCGGGCCGCCGACGTCATGGCGCTTGCGAGCGAGTGGGAGGGCAGCCCGCTCGTCGTGTCTGAATGCCTCCGTGCGGGCGTGCCGTTCGTCGGCACGGCGGTCGGCGGCGTACCCGACATGGTGGGCGATGCCGGGCTGCTGGTGCCGCCTCGAGACCCAGATGCACTCGCCGATGCGATCACCGCTGTGCTCGACTCGCCTGAGCAGGCGGAGACTCTGCGTGAGGCCGCGCACGAGGCGGCCGCCCGGCTGCCGACCGACGAGTCGGTGGTCGCCGACGTCGTCGGCACGTACGCCCGACTGCTCGGGGAGCCGGTGTGA
- the murJ gene encoding murein biosynthesis integral membrane protein MurJ, whose protein sequence is MTARSERRWPAGWRGTVLGAAALITVLTVLARVAGFARNWVFAHTVGQTELNGVYMTVNTVPNILYEIVAGGALASLVVPLLAHAVAKNDREQVDRTASALLTWTIVVLTPLALAIAVLAEPIARFMLRDGAGVDVGASMLRVFAPQIVLYGIGVVLTGILQAHKRFGGPAVAPLLSSLVVIAAYVTYAVAAPRGTDLDTVTTGQQLILSVGTTLGVVALSLSLIVPLGRLRLRLRPSLRFPSGVGRSVRALAYAGVAALVAQQASVVVALLLGNAVSPVTTAVFVQAQTIYLLPWAVLAVPVATTVFPRLTESWASGDRTTYRAQLSASTCMIIVLACGSAAASIAAARPLARVMVQGVPGTNSVDELTAGIVGFAPGLLGYGLFALLSRALYATHETTSTAIACVVGWFTVIAADVVIASAFEESDRVLALAIGNSVGMTVLGAGLLWAVVRRAGAHALAGAPRVVAVSVTAGLAAAAVGWWFERLIDGGNAWAAVVQGLASALVAAAVFGALATAAIRAPIVSAVSALRGGATAETGDSDAETN, encoded by the coding sequence ATGACCGCGCGCTCTGAGCGACGCTGGCCGGCCGGCTGGCGCGGCACCGTACTCGGTGCCGCCGCGCTGATCACCGTCCTGACGGTGCTCGCACGCGTCGCCGGCTTCGCACGCAACTGGGTCTTCGCGCACACCGTCGGGCAGACGGAGCTCAACGGCGTCTACATGACGGTGAACACCGTTCCGAACATCCTGTACGAGATCGTCGCGGGCGGTGCGCTGGCGAGCCTCGTCGTACCCCTGCTCGCCCATGCGGTGGCGAAGAACGATCGCGAACAGGTCGACCGGACGGCCTCTGCGCTGCTGACCTGGACGATCGTCGTACTCACCCCGCTCGCCCTGGCGATCGCCGTCCTGGCCGAACCCATCGCCCGGTTCATGCTTCGCGACGGTGCCGGAGTCGACGTCGGCGCCTCGATGTTGCGGGTGTTCGCACCGCAGATCGTGCTGTATGGGATCGGCGTCGTGCTGACCGGCATCCTGCAGGCCCACAAGCGATTCGGCGGCCCAGCGGTTGCGCCGCTGCTGTCCAGCCTCGTGGTGATCGCGGCGTACGTCACGTACGCCGTGGCAGCGCCGCGCGGCACCGACCTCGACACGGTGACGACTGGTCAGCAGCTGATCCTCTCGGTCGGCACCACGCTCGGCGTCGTGGCGCTGAGCCTCAGCCTGATCGTCCCCCTGGGCCGGCTCAGGCTGCGGCTACGGCCGTCGCTGCGCTTCCCCTCCGGAGTGGGGAGATCCGTGCGGGCGCTCGCGTACGCGGGCGTCGCCGCCCTGGTCGCGCAGCAGGCATCGGTCGTCGTCGCGCTGCTGCTCGGCAACGCCGTGTCACCAGTGACGACGGCGGTGTTCGTACAGGCACAGACGATCTATCTGCTGCCATGGGCGGTGCTCGCCGTACCCGTCGCAACGACGGTGTTCCCACGGCTGACCGAGAGCTGGGCGAGCGGAGACCGCACCACGTACCGCGCGCAGCTCTCCGCTTCGACCTGCATGATCATCGTGCTCGCGTGCGGTTCGGCCGCCGCAAGTATCGCGGCAGCCCGGCCCCTCGCCAGGGTGATGGTGCAGGGAGTACCCGGCACGAACAGCGTCGACGAGCTCACCGCCGGCATCGTCGGCTTCGCGCCGGGCCTGCTCGGGTACGGCCTGTTCGCCCTGCTGTCGCGAGCGCTCTACGCCACCCACGAGACGACGTCGACCGCGATCGCCTGCGTCGTCGGCTGGTTCACCGTGATCGCTGCCGACGTCGTGATCGCGTCCGCGTTCGAGGAGTCCGACCGGGTGCTCGCGCTGGCGATCGGCAACAGCGTCGGCATGACCGTCCTCGGTGCCGGTCTGCTCTGGGCGGTCGTACGCCGCGCAGGTGCGCACGCGCTTGCGGGCGCGCCGCGCGTCGTGGCCGTATCTGTCACCGCCGGCCTGGCCGCGGCGGCGGTCGGCTGGTGGTTCGAGAGACTCATCGACGGCGGCAACGCGTGGGCTGCCGTCGTGCAGGGACTCGCATCCGCACTCGTCGCCGCCGCCGTGTTCGGCGCACTCGCGACTGCCGCGATCCGGGCACCGATCGTCAGTGCCGTGTCCGCACTGCGGGGCGGCGCCACCGCCGAGACGGGGGACTCCGATGCCGAGACGAACTGA
- a CDS encoding LysE family translocator: protein MSVEFLLTSLVIAATPGTGVLYTLAAGLTRGARASLVAVVGCTLGIVPHMVAAITGVAALLHTSAVAFSVLKYLGVAYLLYMAWRTLRDKGSLAVDETAPDSARKVITSGILINVLNPKLTIFFFAFLPQLVRPGDANGLLQMVELSVVFMAVTFVVFAVYGLFAAAVREQVISRPNVLAWMRRVFAGSFVALGAKLAFSSR, encoded by the coding sequence ATGAGCGTCGAGTTCCTGCTGACATCACTGGTCATCGCGGCGACTCCGGGCACCGGTGTGCTGTACACGCTCGCCGCAGGGCTCACCCGCGGCGCCCGAGCCAGCCTGGTGGCCGTCGTCGGCTGCACGCTCGGCATCGTGCCGCACATGGTCGCCGCGATCACCGGTGTTGCGGCTCTGCTCCACACCAGCGCCGTCGCGTTCAGCGTCCTCAAGTACCTCGGCGTCGCGTACCTGCTCTACATGGCGTGGCGGACCCTCCGCGACAAGGGCTCGCTCGCCGTCGACGAGACGGCGCCCGACTCGGCCCGGAAGGTCATCACCTCGGGCATCCTGATCAACGTCCTCAACCCGAAGCTGACGATCTTCTTCTTCGCGTTCCTGCCCCAGCTCGTACGCCCGGGAGACGCGAACGGCCTGCTCCAGATGGTCGAGCTGAGCGTCGTGTTCATGGCAGTGACGTTCGTCGTCTTCGCCGTGTACGGGTTGTTCGCGGCGGCCGTACGCGAACAGGTGATCAGCCGACCGAACGTCCTCGCCTGGATGCGGCGGGTCTTCGCCGGCTCGTTCGTCGCCCTCGGCGCGAAGCTTGCCTTCAGCTCGCGGTAA